A region of Arabidopsis thaliana chromosome 5, partial sequence DNA encodes the following proteins:
- a CDS encoding uncharacterized protein (unknown protein; Has 35333 Blast hits to 34131 proteins in 2444 species: Archae - 798; Bacteria - 22429; Metazoa - 974; Fungi - 991; Plants - 531; Viruses - 0; Other Eukaryotes - 9610 (source: NCBI BLink).) yields MYKMCHEPTNISSSESDFTFLEEDHLPLTSRRSLLLSSERVSQRIAAYVPASNVDSVLKREEEDCFNELGVVSNCDATESVSTEILESMNIGCSQGLKDSGNIRPQNNILGCCSNAVENFNRVGETERSDDLEHLTLKERRKMLLERVAIRLPESNVEDNTEDCDETELYKIKAEISCENGIASSSGVQFSGFLEKIDSVLCRNFSICSESGSQLGGIQESDIPISPERSFDLSPEASLPEVSSSNKNPRKRVKRVQRNPLPLNENEIQSTQVKVDPLADCVMEDNDEKNPVTSKQIPVKREVETHGEALDENELDSVKLSFRLNRCTSAPTPFRCMKNEAETASEMDEDIIDHMKLIDRLKLRSFHGSGHHEDLNSPSSGFSFCTSDEYVKPSRVFRPWKRKKTATDSIETALEEDAPGLLQVLIQQGVTVDELRLYGNEGGDVPSDDSLLNESFSELEDVISQLFYKRETGTKLLNSSFSKASRTSYCLTCLFSLIEQARYLQFRKWPVEWGWCRDLQSFIFVFERHNRIVMERPEYGYATYFFELSNTASIRWQVKRLVLAMKLASCGRYQLIENKPLLVGEDMTAGEAEVLIKYGWVANTGLGTMLNYRDRVYHDRKTQKPTSEWRSKISELLIDGYNSGTIVSTLIAPHDDDIDDAGLDMEDVKLEPY; encoded by the exons ATGTATAAGATGTGCCATGAACCTACCAACATCTCTTCATCGGAGTCTGATTTTACATTCCTTGAGGAAGACCATCTCCCCTTGACGTCACGGCGGAGTTTATTGCTATCGAGTGAAAGAGTCTCTCAACGTATCGCTGCTTATGTTCCTGC ATCGAATGTTGATAGTGTcttgaaaagagaagaagaagattgcttCAATGAGCTG GGTGTAGTGTCAAATTGTGATGCTACTGAATCTGTAAGCACGGAAATATTGGAATCTATGAACATTGGTTGTAGTCAAGGTCTTAAAGATTCTGGAAACATAAGACCACAGAACAACATTCTAGGATGTTGTAGTAATGCTGTAGAGAATTTTAATAGAGTCGGAGAAACTGAAAGGAGTGATGATCTTGAACATCTCACACTGAAGGAGCGGCGCAAAATGCTTCTTGAAag ggTTGCTATAAGGTTGCCTGAATCTAACGTAGAG GATAATACTGAAGATTGCGATGAAACTgaactttataaaataaaagcgGAGATTTCATGCGAAAATGGGATAGCTTCGTCTTCTGGAGTCCAATTCAGCGGCTTTCTAGAGAAAATTGATTCTGTCCTCTGTAGAAATTTTAGTATATGTTCAGAATCTGGAAGTCAGCTTGGTGGAATTCAAGAGAGTGATATTCCAATATCTCCTGAACGGTCCTTTGATTTGTCACCTGAAGCCAGTCTACCTGAGGTATCCAGCAGCAAcaaaaatccaagaaaaagagtgaaaaGAGTCCAAAGGAATCCTCTACCTTTGAATGAGAATGAAATACAGTCTACTCAAGTAAAGGTTGATCCTTTGGCTGATTGCGTCATGGAGGACAATGACGAGAAAAATCCTGTTACCTCAAAGCAGATACCGGTCAAAAGAGAGGTAGAAACCCATGGTGAAGCTCTTGATGAAAATGAGCTAGATTCTGTGAAACTGAGCTTTCGCTTGAATCGTTGTACATCTGCTCCTACACCTTTTAGGTGTATGAAAAACGAAGCGGAGACCGCTAGTGAAATGGATGAAGATATTATAGACCACATGAAATTAATTGATCGATTAAAGCTTCGATCTTTTCATGGCTCAGGTCATCATGAAGATCTTAATTCACCGTCCTCAGGGTTTAGCTTCTGTACATCTGATGAGTACGTTAAACCTTCGAGGGTATTTCGTCCTTGGAAGCGGAAGAAAACCGCCAC GGACTCAATTGAGACAGCTTTGGAGGAAGATGCTCCTGGTCTTTTGCAG GTACTGATTCAACAAGGGGTAACAGTTGATGAACTTAGGCTTTATGGGAATGAAGGTGGCGATGTTCCCTCAGATGATTCACTTCTCAATGAGAGTTTCTCGGAGCTCGAAGATGTGATCTCGCAG CTTTTCTACAAACGCGAGACGGGCACGAAACTACTTAATTCAAGTTTCTCAAAAGCTTCAAGAACTAGCTATTGCTTGACCTGTCTATTCTCCCTCATCGAACAG GCGCGGTATTTGCAGTTCCGCAAATGGCCTGTTGAGTGGGGCTGGTGCCGCGATCTCCAGTCTTTCATATTCGTTTTCGAGAGACATAACCG TATAGTAATGGAACGGCCTGAATATGGCTACGCAACATACTTCTTCGAGCTCAGCAATACTGCATCAATCAGATGGCAGGTCAAACGGTTAGTCTTGGCCATGAAACTAGCAAGTTGTGGCCGATATCAGCTGATTGAAAACAAGCCGTTACTG GTAGGAGAAGATATGACTGCAGGCGAAGCAGAAGTTCTGATTAAGTACGGCTGGGTTGCAAACACGGGACTAGGGACGATGCTAAACTACCGCGATAGAGTCTACCACGACAGGAAGACCCAAAAACCGACATCAGAATGGAGATCTAAGATTTCTGAGCTTCTTATTGATGGCTATAACAGTGGAACCATCGTCTCTACTCTAATTGCAcctcatgatgatgatattgatgaCGCCGGACTTGACATGGAAGATGTTAAGCTTGAGCCTTATTGA
- a CDS encoding uncharacterized protein (unknown protein; Has 30201 Blast hits to 17322 proteins in 780 species: Archae - 12; Bacteria - 1396; Metazoa - 17338; Fungi - 3422; Plants - 5037; Viruses - 0; Other Eukaryotes - 2996 (source: NCBI BLink).), translating into MSWVAIRLPESNVEDNTEDCDETELYKIKAEISCENGIASSSGVQFSGFLEKIDSVLCRNFSICSESGSQLGGIQESDIPISPERSFDLSPEASLPEVSSSNKNPRKRVKRVQRNPLPLNENEIQSTQVKVDPLADCVMEDNDEKNPVTSKQIPVKREVETHGEALDENELDSVKLSFRLNRCTSAPTPFRCMKNEAETASEMDEDIIDHMKLIDRLKLRSFHGSGHHEDLNSPSSGFSFCTSDEYVKPSRVFRPWKRKKTATDSIETALEEDAPGLLQVLIQQGVTVDELRLYGNEGGDVPSDDSLLNESFSELEDVISQLFYKRETGTKLLNSSFSKASRTSYCLTCLFSLIEQARYLQFRKWPVEWGWCRDLQSFIFVFERHNRIVMERPEYGYATYFFELSNTASIRWQVKRLVLAMKLASCGRYQLIENKPLLVGEDMTAGEAEVLIKYGWVANTGLGTMLNYRDRVYHDRKTQKPTSEWRSKISELLIDGYNSGTIVSTLIAPHDDDIDDAGLDMEDVKLEPY; encoded by the exons ATGAGCTG ggTTGCTATAAGGTTGCCTGAATCTAACGTAGAG GATAATACTGAAGATTGCGATGAAACTgaactttataaaataaaagcgGAGATTTCATGCGAAAATGGGATAGCTTCGTCTTCTGGAGTCCAATTCAGCGGCTTTCTAGAGAAAATTGATTCTGTCCTCTGTAGAAATTTTAGTATATGTTCAGAATCTGGAAGTCAGCTTGGTGGAATTCAAGAGAGTGATATTCCAATATCTCCTGAACGGTCCTTTGATTTGTCACCTGAAGCCAGTCTACCTGAGGTATCCAGCAGCAAcaaaaatccaagaaaaagagtgaaaaGAGTCCAAAGGAATCCTCTACCTTTGAATGAGAATGAAATACAGTCTACTCAAGTAAAGGTTGATCCTTTGGCTGATTGCGTCATGGAGGACAATGACGAGAAAAATCCTGTTACCTCAAAGCAGATACCGGTCAAAAGAGAGGTAGAAACCCATGGTGAAGCTCTTGATGAAAATGAGCTAGATTCTGTGAAACTGAGCTTTCGCTTGAATCGTTGTACATCTGCTCCTACACCTTTTAGGTGTATGAAAAACGAAGCGGAGACCGCTAGTGAAATGGATGAAGATATTATAGACCACATGAAATTAATTGATCGATTAAAGCTTCGATCTTTTCATGGCTCAGGTCATCATGAAGATCTTAATTCACCGTCCTCAGGGTTTAGCTTCTGTACATCTGATGAGTACGTTAAACCTTCGAGGGTATTTCGTCCTTGGAAGCGGAAGAAAACCGCCAC GGACTCAATTGAGACAGCTTTGGAGGAAGATGCTCCTGGTCTTTTGCAG GTACTGATTCAACAAGGGGTAACAGTTGATGAACTTAGGCTTTATGGGAATGAAGGTGGCGATGTTCCCTCAGATGATTCACTTCTCAATGAGAGTTTCTCGGAGCTCGAAGATGTGATCTCGCAG CTTTTCTACAAACGCGAGACGGGCACGAAACTACTTAATTCAAGTTTCTCAAAAGCTTCAAGAACTAGCTATTGCTTGACCTGTCTATTCTCCCTCATCGAACAG GCGCGGTATTTGCAGTTCCGCAAATGGCCTGTTGAGTGGGGCTGGTGCCGCGATCTCCAGTCTTTCATATTCGTTTTCGAGAGACATAACCG TATAGTAATGGAACGGCCTGAATATGGCTACGCAACATACTTCTTCGAGCTCAGCAATACTGCATCAATCAGATGGCAGGTCAAACGGTTAGTCTTGGCCATGAAACTAGCAAGTTGTGGCCGATATCAGCTGATTGAAAACAAGCCGTTACTG GTAGGAGAAGATATGACTGCAGGCGAAGCAGAAGTTCTGATTAAGTACGGCTGGGTTGCAAACACGGGACTAGGGACGATGCTAAACTACCGCGATAGAGTCTACCACGACAGGAAGACCCAAAAACCGACATCAGAATGGAGATCTAAGATTTCTGAGCTTCTTATTGATGGCTATAACAGTGGAACCATCGTCTCTACTCTAATTGCAcctcatgatgatgatattgatgaCGCCGGACTTGACATGGAAGATGTTAAGCTTGAGCCTTATTGA
- the TIC40 gene encoding hydroxyproline-rich glycoprotein family protein (TIC40; INVOLVED IN: protein import into chloroplast stroma, chloroplast organization; LOCATED IN: in 6 components; EXPRESSED IN: 22 plant structures; EXPRESSED DURING: 13 growth stages; CONTAINS InterPro DOMAIN/s: Heat shock chaperonin-binding (InterPro:IPR006636), 26S proteasome complex ubiquitin receptor, subunit Rpn13 (InterPro:IPR006773); Has 1807 Blast hits to 1807 proteins in 277 species: Archae - 0; Bacteria - 0; Metazoa - 736; Fungi - 347; Plants - 385; Viruses - 0; Other Eukaryotes - 339 (source: NCBI BLink).), producing MENLTLVSCSASSPKLLIGCNFTSSLKNPTGFSRRTPNIVLRCSKISASAQSQSPSSRPENTGEIVVVKQRSKAFASIFSSSRDQQTTSVASPSVPVPPPSSSTIGSPLFWIGVGVGLSALFSYVTSNLKKYAMQTAMKTMMNQMNTQNSQFNNSGFPSGSPFPFPFPPQTSPASSPFQSQSQSSGATVDVTATKVETPPSTKPKPTPAKDIEVDKPSVVLEASKEKKEEKNYAFEDISPEETTKESPFSNYAEVSETNSPKETRLFEDVLQNGAGPANGATASEVFQSLGGGKGGPGLSVEALEKMMEDPTVQKMVYPYLPEEMRNPETFKWMLKNPQYRQQLQDMLNNMSGSGEWDKRMTDTLKNFDLNSPEVKQQFNQIGLTPEEVISKIMENPDVAMAFQNPRVQAALMECSENPMNIMKYQNDKEVMDVFNKISQLFPGMTG from the exons ATGGAGAACCTTACCCTAGTTTCTTgctcagcttcttctccaaagcTGTTAATTGGATGCAATTTCACTTCCTCGCTGAAAAACCCTACTGGGTTTTCTCGTCGGACTCCTAATATTGTCCTCCGGTGTTCCAAAATATCTGCCTCTgctcaatctcaatctccCTCTTCGCGTCCGGAGAACACTGGAGAAATCG TGGTTgtgaaacagagaagcaaaGCTTTTGCAAGTATATTTTCTTCGAGTCGTGATCAACAGACAACTTCTGTTGCTTCCCCTAGTGTGCCTGTGCCACCACCATCTTCATCAACCAT aGGATCACCACTTTTCTGGATTGGTGTTGGTGTTGGTCTATCAGCTTTGTTCTCATAT GTAACTTCAAATTTAAAG AAATATGCAATGCAAACAGCtatgaagacgatgatgaacCAAATGAATACGCAAAATAGCCAGTTTAATAATTCTGGATTCCCATCAGGATCACCTTTTCCGTTTCCATTTCCTCCTCAAACAAGTCCTGCTTCCTCGCCATTCCAATCTCAATCCCAGTCTTCAGGTGCTACCGTTGATGTGACAGCGACAAAAGTAGAGACACCTCCTTCAACTAAACCGAAACCTACACCTGCAAAGGATATAGAGGTGGATAAGCCAAGTGTTGTCTTAGAGGcaagcaaagagaagaaagaagaaaagaactaTG CCTTTGAAGACATTTCACCCGAGGAAACCACAAAAGAAAGCCCATTTAGCAACTATGCAGAAGTCTCTGAAACTAATTCCCCCAAAGAAACTCGCTTGTTTGAGGAT GTCTTGCAAAATGGAGCTGGTCCGGCAAATGGTGCCACTGCTTCAGAGGTTTTTCAATCTTTGG GTGGTGGGAAAGGAGGGCCGGGTTTATCTGTAGAAGCTTTAGAGAAAATGATGGAAGATCCAACAGTCCAGAAGATGGTTTACCC ATACTTGCCTGAGGAGATGAGGAACCCAGAAACTTTCAAAT GGATGCTTAAAAATCCTCAGTACCGTCAACAACTACAGGACATGTT GAATAATATGAGTGGGAGTGGTGAATGGGACAAGCGAATGACAGATACATTGAAGAATTTTGACCTGAATAGTCCTGAAGTGAAGCAACAATTCA ATCAAATAGGACTAACTCCAGAAGAAGTCATATCTAAGATCATGGAGAACCCTGATGTTGCCATGGCATTCCAGAATCCTAGAGTCCAAGCAGCGTTAATGGAA tgCTCAGAGAACCCAATGAACATCATGAAGTACCAAAACGACAAAGAG GTAATGGATGTGTTCAACAAGATATCGCAGCTCTTCCCAGGAATGACGGGTTGA
- the RAD4 gene encoding DNA repair protein Rad4 family, giving the protein MKSRSESKNCRLAQASRVAVNKVLDKSSARGSRGKKKQDDNCDSAKRDKGVNGKGKQALDARLIDNVLEDRGCGNVDDDEMNDSDWEDCPIPSLDSTVDDNNVDDTRELTIEFDDDVPDAKKQKNAYRATAEDKVRAELVHKVHLLCLLARGRIVDSACNDPLIQAALLSLLPSYLTKVSNLEKVTVKDIAPLLRWVRENFSVSCSPSSEKSFRTSLAFALESRKGTAEELAALAVALLRALKLTTRFVSILDVASLKPGADRNESSGQNRAKMKHGIFRTSTLMVPKQQAISSYPKKSSSHVKNKSPFEKPQLGNPLGSDQVQDNAVNSSCEAGMSIKSDGTRRKGDVEFERQIAMALSATADNQQSSQVNNTKKVREITKISNSSSVSDQVISTAFGSKKVDSPLCWLEVYCNGENMDGKWVHVDAVNGMIDAEQNIEAAAAACKTVLRYVVAFAAGGAKDVTRRYCTKWHTISSKRVSSVWWDMVLAPLVHLESGATHDEDIALRNFNGLNPVSSRASSSSSSFGIRSALEDMELATRALTESLPTNQQAYKSHEIYAIEKWLHKNQILHPKGPVLGFCSGHPVYPRTCVQTLKTKERWLRDGLQLKANEVPSKVSVFYSLPDDYLSRSPFFSV; this is encoded by the exons ATGAAGTCTAGAAGTGAAAGTAAGAATTGTAGGCTTGCACAAGCCTCTAGAGTAGCAGTCAACAAAGTTCTAGACAAAAGCAGCGCCCGTGGCTCTCGAggcaagaagaagcaagatgATAACTGTGATTCCGCTaag CGGGATAAAGGCGTAAACGGTAAGGGAAAGCAAGCGCTCGACGCAAGATTGATTGATAACGTTCTAGAGGACAGGGGATGTGGtaatgttgatgatgatgaaatgaaTGATTCAGACTGGGAAGACTGTCCAATCCCTAGTCTTGATAGTACGGTTGATGATAATAATGTTGATGACACCAGAGAGCTAACCAtagaatttgatgatgatgttcctGATGCTAAGAAGCAGAAGAATGCATACCGTGCAACAGCAGAAGACAAG GTACGGGCGGAACTTGTCCATAAGGTGCACTTGCTCTGTCTGCTTGCAAGAGGGAGGATAGTTGACAGTGCTTGTAATGATCCCTTGATTCAG GCTGCCTTGCTTTCACTTCTACCATCATACTTGACAAAAGTATCAAATCTCGAGAAAGTTACTGTCAAGGATATAGCCCCTCTTCTTCGTTGG GTTCGTGAAAACTTTTCTGTTAGTTGTTCTCCCAGTTCTGAGAAATCTTTTCGTACATCCCTAGCATTTGCTCTTGAATCTCGTAAAGGCACAGCGGAAGAG CTTGCAGCACTGGCTGTTGCTTTGCTTAGAGCATTAAAGCTCACAACCCG GTTTGTGTCTATTCTTGATGTTGCATCCTTAAAACCTGGGGCCGATAGGAATGAATCATCAGGTCAAAACAGAGCTAAAATGAAGCATGGGATATTCAGGACGTCAACACTTATGGTACCAAAACAGCAGGCCATCTCGTCATACCCGAAGAAATCTTCCTCCCATGTTAAGAATAAAAGTCCCTTTGAAAAGCCTCAGCTTGGGAATCCCCTGGGCTCTGATCAGGTACAAGACAATGCAGTCAATTCATCTTGTGAAGCAGGAATGTCCATAAAATCTGACGGAACAAGGAGGAAAGGAGATGTTGAGTTCGAGAGGCAAATAGCCATGGCTTTGTCTGCAACTGCAGACAACCAACAGAGCTCTCAAGTGAACAATACGAAGAAAGTTCgtgaaataacaaaaataagtaataGCTCGTCAGTTTCTGACCAAGTAATATCCACGGCTTTCGGTTCTAAGAAAGTAGATTCTCCCCTTTGTTGGCTTGAGGTGTATTGCAATGGGGAAAACATGGATGGGAAATGGGTCCATGTCGATGCTGTTAATGGAATGATAGATGCAGAGCAAAACATTGAAGCAGCAGCTGCCGCATGCAAAACCGTTCTCAGATATGTTGTTGCATTTGCTGCTGGTGGAGCTAAAGATGTCACTCGCAG GTACTGTACAAAGTGGCACACTATTTCATCCAAACGGGTGTCTTCAGTGTGGTGGGATATGGTATTAGCACCGTTAGTACATCTCGAGTCAGGTGCAACTCACGATGAAGACATTGCTCTGAGAAATTTCAATGGCCTAAATCCTGTTTCTAGTAGAGCTTCCTCGAGTAGCTCGTCGTTTGGTATAAGGAGTGCTCTTGAAGATATGGAGTTGGCTACACGGGCGCTGACTGAGTCTCTTCCTACTAACCAGCAG GCTTATAAAAGTCATGAAATATATGCTATTGAGAAATGGCTTCACAAGAACCAGATACTTCACCCAAAAGGTCCAGTTCTGGGATTTTGCTCTGGTCATCCAGTATATCCTCGAACCTGTGTGCAGActcttaaaacaaaagaaagatggCTTCGTGATGGGCTACAACTTAAGGCGAATGAAGTTCCCTCAAAGGTTTCCGTGTTTTATTCTCTCCCTGATGATTATCTTAGTCGTTCCCCTTTTTTTTCGGTTTGA
- the RAD4 gene encoding DNA repair protein Rad4 family (RAD4; FUNCTIONS IN: damaged DNA binding; INVOLVED IN: nucleotide-excision repair; LOCATED IN: nucleus, chloroplast; EXPRESSED IN: 24 plant structures; EXPRESSED DURING: 15 growth stages; CONTAINS InterPro DOMAIN/s: Transglutaminase-like (InterPro:IPR002931), DNA repair protein Rad4, DNA-binding domain 1 (InterPro:IPR018326), DNA repair protein Rad4, DNA-binding domain 3 (InterPro:IPR018328), DNA repair protein Rad4, DNA-binding domain 2 (InterPro:IPR018327), DNA repair protein Rad4, transglutaminase-like domain (InterPro:IPR018325), DNA repair protein Rad4 (InterPro:IPR004583); Has 662 Blast hits to 576 proteins in 184 species: Archae - 0; Bacteria - 0; Metazoa - 224; Fungi - 265; Plants - 79; Viruses - 0; Other Eukaryotes - 94 (source: NCBI BLink).) produces the protein MKSRSESKNCRLAQASRVAVNKVLDKSSARGSRGKKKQDDNCDSAKRDKGVNGKGKQALDARLIDNVLEDRGCGNVDDDEMNDSDWEDCPIPSLDSTVDDNNVDDTRELTIEFDDDVPDAKKQKNAYRATAEDKVRAELVHKVHLLCLLARGRIVDSACNDPLIQAALLSLLPSYLTKVSNLEKVTVKDIAPLLRWVRENFSVSCSPSSEKSFRTSLAFALESRKGTAEELAALAVALLRALKLTTRFVSILDVASLKPGADRNESSGQNRAKMKHGIFRTSTLMVPKQQAISSYPKKSSSHVKNKSPFEKPQLGNPLGSDQVQDNAVNSSCEAGMSIKSDGTRRKGDVEFERQIAMALSATADNQQSSQVNNTKKVREITKISNSSSVSDQVISTAFGSKKVDSPLCWLEVYCNGENMDGKWVHVDAVNGMIDAEQNIEAAAAACKTVLRYVVAFAAGGAKDVTRRYCTKWHTISSKRVSSVWWDMVLAPLVHLESGATHDEDIALRNFNGLNPVSSRASSSSSSFGIRSALEDMELATRALTESLPTNQQAYKSHEIYAIEKWLHKNQILHPKGPVLGFCSGHPVYPRTCVQTLKTKERWLRDGLQLKANEVPSKILKRNSKFKKVKDFEDGDNNIKGGSSCMELYGKWQMEPLCLPPAVNGIVPKNERGQVDVWSEKCLPPGTVHLRFPRIFAVAKRFGIDYAPAMVGFEYRSGGATPIFEGIVVCTEFKDTILEAYAEEQEKKEEEERRRNEAQAASRWYQLLSSILTRERLKNRYANNSNDVEAKSLEVNSETVVKAKNVKAPEKQRVAKRGEKSRVRKSRNEDESHEHVFLDEEETFDEETSVKTKRCKCGFSVEVEQM, from the exons ATGAAGTCTAGAAGTGAAAGTAAGAATTGTAGGCTTGCACAAGCCTCTAGAGTAGCAGTCAACAAAGTTCTAGACAAAAGCAGCGCCCGTGGCTCTCGAggcaagaagaagcaagatgATAACTGTGATTCCGCTaag CGGGATAAAGGCGTAAACGGTAAGGGAAAGCAAGCGCTCGACGCAAGATTGATTGATAACGTTCTAGAGGACAGGGGATGTGGtaatgttgatgatgatgaaatgaaTGATTCAGACTGGGAAGACTGTCCAATCCCTAGTCTTGATAGTACGGTTGATGATAATAATGTTGATGACACCAGAGAGCTAACCAtagaatttgatgatgatgttcctGATGCTAAGAAGCAGAAGAATGCATACCGTGCAACAGCAGAAGACAAG GTACGGGCGGAACTTGTCCATAAGGTGCACTTGCTCTGTCTGCTTGCAAGAGGGAGGATAGTTGACAGTGCTTGTAATGATCCCTTGATTCAG GCTGCCTTGCTTTCACTTCTACCATCATACTTGACAAAAGTATCAAATCTCGAGAAAGTTACTGTCAAGGATATAGCCCCTCTTCTTCGTTGG GTTCGTGAAAACTTTTCTGTTAGTTGTTCTCCCAGTTCTGAGAAATCTTTTCGTACATCCCTAGCATTTGCTCTTGAATCTCGTAAAGGCACAGCGGAAGAG CTTGCAGCACTGGCTGTTGCTTTGCTTAGAGCATTAAAGCTCACAACCCG GTTTGTGTCTATTCTTGATGTTGCATCCTTAAAACCTGGGGCCGATAGGAATGAATCATCAGGTCAAAACAGAGCTAAAATGAAGCATGGGATATTCAGGACGTCAACACTTATGGTACCAAAACAGCAGGCCATCTCGTCATACCCGAAGAAATCTTCCTCCCATGTTAAGAATAAAAGTCCCTTTGAAAAGCCTCAGCTTGGGAATCCCCTGGGCTCTGATCAGGTACAAGACAATGCAGTCAATTCATCTTGTGAAGCAGGAATGTCCATAAAATCTGACGGAACAAGGAGGAAAGGAGATGTTGAGTTCGAGAGGCAAATAGCCATGGCTTTGTCTGCAACTGCAGACAACCAACAGAGCTCTCAAGTGAACAATACGAAGAAAGTTCgtgaaataacaaaaataagtaataGCTCGTCAGTTTCTGACCAAGTAATATCCACGGCTTTCGGTTCTAAGAAAGTAGATTCTCCCCTTTGTTGGCTTGAGGTGTATTGCAATGGGGAAAACATGGATGGGAAATGGGTCCATGTCGATGCTGTTAATGGAATGATAGATGCAGAGCAAAACATTGAAGCAGCAGCTGCCGCATGCAAAACCGTTCTCAGATATGTTGTTGCATTTGCTGCTGGTGGAGCTAAAGATGTCACTCGCAG GTACTGTACAAAGTGGCACACTATTTCATCCAAACGGGTGTCTTCAGTGTGGTGGGATATGGTATTAGCACCGTTAGTACATCTCGAGTCAGGTGCAACTCACGATGAAGACATTGCTCTGAGAAATTTCAATGGCCTAAATCCTGTTTCTAGTAGAGCTTCCTCGAGTAGCTCGTCGTTTGGTATAAGGAGTGCTCTTGAAGATATGGAGTTGGCTACACGGGCGCTGACTGAGTCTCTTCCTACTAACCAGCAG GCTTATAAAAGTCATGAAATATATGCTATTGAGAAATGGCTTCACAAGAACCAGATACTTCACCCAAAAGGTCCAGTTCTGGGATTTTGCTCTGGTCATCCAGTATATCCTCGAACCTGTGTGCAGActcttaaaacaaaagaaagatggCTTCGTGATGGGCTACAACTTAAGGCGAATGAAGTTCCCTCAAAG ATTCTTAAGCGAAACTCGAAGttcaagaaagtaaaagattttgaagatgGCGACAACAACATTAAAGGTGGTTCTTCTTGCATGGAACTATATGGGAAGTGGCAAATGGAACCATTGTGTCTCCCTCCCGCTGTTAATGGAATTGTGCCCAAG aACGAGCGCGGTCAAGTTGATGTCTGGTCTGAGAAATGTCTCCCACCTGGAACAGTCCACTTAAGGTTTCCTCGAATATTTGCGGTTGCTAAGAGATTCGGTATAGATTATGCACCTGCCATGGTTGGTTTCGAGTACAGAAGTGGAGGTGCTACTCCTATTTTTGAAGGTATTGTGGTCTGTACCGAGTTCAAAGACACAATCCTCGAG GCATATgcagaagaacaagaaaagaaagaagaagaggagagaagaagaaatgaggCACAAGCAGCTTCGAGATGGTATCAGCTTCTTTCGTCTATCTTAACCCGTGAAAGATTGAAAAACCGTTACGCTAATAACTCTAACGATGTCGAAGCCAAGAGTTTGGAAGTGAATTCAGAAACAGTCGTTAAGGCAAAGAATGTGAAAGCACCTGAAAAGCAGAGAGTGGCTAAGAGAGGAGAAAAGTCACGAGTAAGAAAGTCTCGTAATGAAGATGAAAGTCATGAACATGTGTTTCTTGATGAGGAAGAAACCTTTGATGAGGAAACCTCTGTGAAAACGAAACGCTGCAAATGTGGCTTCTCTGTCGAAGTTGAACAAATGTAG